A DNA window from Pungitius pungitius chromosome 1, fPunPun2.1, whole genome shotgun sequence contains the following coding sequences:
- the psmb6 gene encoding proteasome subunit beta type-6, giving the protein MAAATMSPYFGQQMSSKSDLVPAWTSQEVSTGTTIMALEYDGGVVIGADSRTTTGAYIANRVTDKLTPIHDRIFCCRSGSAADTQAIADVVTYQLGFHSIELDEPPLVETAANLFRASCYRYREELTAGILVAGWDRRKGGQVYCVPIGGMLVRQPVSVGGSGSSYIYGFMDSNYKPNMTKDQCLELTAAAVSLAMERDGSSGGVVRLASISKDGVERRVILGNQLPKYSTH; this is encoded by the exons ATGGCGGCAGCAACAATGAGTCCGTACTTTGGACAGCAGATGTCCTCCAAAAGCGACCTGGTACCGGCCTGGACCAGCCAGGAAGTCAGCACCGGG ACCACCATCATGGCGCTGGAGTATGACGGCGGGGTGGTGATCGGAGCAGACTCTCGCACCACCACCGG agcTTACATCGCCAACAGAGTGACGGACAAGCTGACTCCGATCCACGACCGGATCTTCTGCTGCAG gtcTGGGTCAGCTGCTGACACTCAGGCCATCGCTGACGTGGTCACCTACCAGCTGGGCTTCCACAG CATTGAgctggacgagcccccattgGTGGAGACGGCTGCCAATCTGTTCAGAGCGAGCTGCTACCGATACAGAGAAGAGCTGACAGCTGGCATCCTGGTGGCAGGCTGGGACCGCCGGAAGGGGGGGCAG GTGTACTGCGTCCCCATTGGAGGGATGCTGGTGAGGCAGCCGGTGTCAGTgggcggcagcggcagctctTACATCTACGGCTTCATGGACTCCAACTACAAACCCAACATGACCAAAGACCAGTGTCTGGAGCTCACTGCAGcag CGGTGTCCCTGGCGATGGAGAGAGACGGGTCCAGCGGCGGCGTGGTGAGGCTGGCGAGCATCTCTAAGGACGGAGTGGAGAGACGTGTGATCCTCGGGAACCAGCTGCCCAAATACTccacacactga